One Sulfuricurvum sp. DNA window includes the following coding sequences:
- a CDS encoding hydrogenase small subunit, producing the protein MSDRVEAVKKLFTSKSSRVETNKGESYYQDLFEKCEARLNEMRALAPANKLDFSDLLEENGIDRREFMKWASATTAMLMLPPMFTPLVADAAVMMNRAPVIWLELQDCAGNSEALLRADGPKIDEIVLDIISLEFHETLQAAAGHQAEKQLDEAMEHFKGKYLLFVEGAIPMGMDGQYGTIGIKAETFHDHLVRCAENAAAVIAVGSCATFGGIPAAAPNPTGAVGVMDVIKNKPLINIPACPANPANMVGVILHYVLTGQVPELDSLLRPKFAFGYRIHDNCERRAHFDAGEYVEEWGDKGAQNNFCLYKMGCKGPMTFNNCSIVRYNEAVNWPIGVGRGCIGCSEPDFWDKYAYERPMADAKIKAPTGGVEKSVDEFGLGMLTAAGIGIAIHAAASAVAGKREEGESHE; encoded by the coding sequence ATGTCCGATAGAGTAGAAGCGGTTAAAAAGCTGTTCACTTCGAAAAGTTCGCGCGTCGAAACGAACAAAGGTGAGTCGTATTATCAAGACCTGTTCGAAAAATGTGAGGCGCGTCTGAATGAGATGCGTGCTCTTGCGCCAGCAAACAAACTCGATTTTAGCGATCTTTTAGAAGAGAACGGGATTGATCGACGTGAGTTTATGAAATGGGCGAGTGCAACGACAGCGATGTTGATGCTCCCTCCTATGTTTACACCGCTTGTTGCGGACGCGGCGGTGATGATGAATCGCGCTCCTGTTATTTGGTTGGAACTTCAAGACTGTGCGGGTAACTCCGAAGCTCTTTTGCGTGCCGATGGACCGAAAATCGATGAGATTGTCCTCGACATCATCTCCCTCGAATTTCATGAAACGCTCCAAGCCGCTGCAGGTCATCAGGCTGAGAAACAGCTCGATGAAGCAATGGAACATTTCAAAGGTAAATACCTCCTTTTCGTAGAGGGTGCTATCCCTATGGGAATGGATGGTCAATACGGAACCATCGGGATTAAAGCCGAAACATTCCATGATCATCTCGTCCGCTGTGCTGAAAATGCCGCTGCGGTTATCGCAGTCGGAAGCTGTGCGACATTTGGAGGGATTCCTGCTGCGGCTCCGAACCCTACGGGTGCTGTTGGAGTTATGGACGTTATCAAAAACAAACCTCTTATCAATATCCCCGCCTGTCCTGCGAACCCTGCCAATATGGTGGGTGTAATCTTGCACTATGTATTAACTGGACAAGTACCTGAACTCGATTCACTTCTCCGTCCGAAATTTGCATTCGGTTATCGTATCCATGATAACTGCGAACGCCGTGCACACTTCGATGCGGGTGAATACGTCGAAGAGTGGGGCGATAAGGGTGCTCAAAACAACTTCTGTCTCTACAAAATGGGATGTAAAGGACCGATGACGTTTAATAACTGTTCTATCGTCCGTTACAACGAAGCGGTGAACTGGCCTATCGGGGTAGGACGCGGATGTATCGGTTGTTCGGAACCTGATTTTTGGGATAAATATGCGTATGAACGTCCGATGGCGGATGCTAAAATCAAAGCACCGACGGGCGGCGTAGAGAAAAGTGTGGATGAATTCGGGTTGGGCATGTTGACCGCAGCCGGTATCGGTATTGCGATTCATGCAGCAGCAAGCGCCGTAGCAGGTAAACGAGAAGAAGGAGAGAGCCATGAGTAA
- a CDS encoding pentapeptide repeat-containing protein codes for MTPITDNMDVFAEKFENIDLHGKKIIKAEFDDCTFVSCDFSETFFSSCKFTECRFENCNLSLMKLTSSKMSDVEFVSCKMIGIDWTMADWKSLLNADPLRFRECILNDSNFFGLNLEGLVMRECRAKEVDFRNGTFQKADFSLSDFKGALFGNTHLEGVNFTDSSNTSIDVRSNHLKGAIFNRYEALFLLESMGIVLVD; via the coding sequence ATGACACCTATCACCGACAACATGGACGTATTCGCCGAGAAATTCGAGAACATCGATCTCCACGGCAAAAAGATTATCAAAGCCGAATTCGATGACTGCACTTTCGTCTCGTGTGATTTTAGCGAGACCTTTTTCTCCTCCTGCAAATTTACCGAATGCCGTTTTGAAAACTGCAATCTGAGCCTGATGAAACTCACCAGTAGCAAAATGAGCGATGTCGAGTTTGTCTCGTGCAAGATGATCGGGATCGATTGGACGATGGCGGATTGGAAGAGTTTGCTTAATGCCGACCCCTTGCGTTTTCGTGAGTGTATCCTCAATGACAGCAATTTTTTCGGTCTGAATTTGGAAGGGTTGGTGATGCGGGAGTGCCGAGCCAAAGAGGTTGATTTTCGCAACGGGACGTTTCAAAAAGCAGACTTTAGTTTGAGCGATTTCAAAGGGGCGTTGTTCGGAAACACCCACCTCGAAGGGGTGAATTTTACCGACTCCTCCAACACTTCTATCGATGTACGCTCCAACCATCTCAAAGGGGCAATTTTCAACCGTTATGAGGCACTGTTTCTTCTCGAATCGATGGGGATTGTACTGGTTGATTAA
- a CDS encoding methyl-accepting chemotaxis protein produces the protein MTIHNRLMMTAGLTLLVLLIVSFLSYSTTESVRIKGAAYNQIADSKDLIADILPPPEYIIEARLASLELVEDSKKFDSNVKRISSLEKDFKDRQEYWEKSGLDSKLKSMITSEAKTTAEHYFALVNDKLIPLVKEGRIDEARAFAHGDLEKAFEKHFETINPIVKEATEQAKANETAADGLVSSGHVKMAFAAIGGFIVAFLLFFLTTRRITSRLSEFKNVADALSSGDADLSRRINFEGHDEIVEVANSFNRFLDKVADIARDAQRDAQSSHVANEKAKKSLVHSEMMINLSGHMTGGAVSGAKDLQESAQHAVASLGNVNILNESTAEVVAEVKESTGGIIDSINHISEMINENRDNAQQLQKSIGDISQVIALIKDISDQTNLLALNAAIEAARAGEHGRGFAVVADEVRKLAERTQKATSEVEMSINMLKQSAGSMVESSETTEEYADDSTRKLDAFTQSLSELIEKSGIIKRDNQFISYEIFGILAKLDHLVFKLNAYGSIFDNELKAQFGDHHGCRLGKWYEHGDGKTAFGNTNAYRRLEEPHKIIHDNVLRALECVKRDDCVERRDELSVAFGETERQSTILFGVLNDMINEARGKA, from the coding sequence ATGACCATACATAATCGACTTATGATGACGGCAGGATTAACCCTGTTGGTTCTTCTTATAGTGAGCTTTTTATCCTATTCTACAACTGAATCGGTTCGTATTAAAGGTGCAGCATACAATCAGATTGCCGATTCCAAAGATCTTATAGCCGATATACTTCCCCCTCCCGAATACATTATCGAAGCACGCTTAGCAAGTCTTGAACTCGTAGAAGATTCTAAAAAATTTGATAGTAATGTCAAACGAATTTCGAGTTTGGAGAAAGATTTTAAAGACCGCCAAGAATATTGGGAAAAAAGCGGGTTGGATTCGAAATTAAAATCGATGATTACCAGTGAAGCAAAAACGACGGCAGAACACTATTTTGCATTGGTCAACGATAAATTAATTCCTCTCGTTAAAGAGGGACGTATTGATGAAGCGCGAGCATTTGCACATGGGGATCTCGAAAAGGCGTTTGAAAAACATTTTGAGACTATTAATCCTATAGTTAAAGAAGCTACAGAACAAGCTAAAGCCAATGAAACAGCTGCGGATGGATTGGTCAGCTCAGGGCACGTAAAAATGGCTTTTGCTGCAATTGGTGGATTTATTGTTGCTTTTCTCCTCTTTTTTCTTACAACACGACGTATCACTTCACGTTTGAGTGAATTTAAAAATGTAGCCGATGCTCTCTCCAGTGGAGATGCGGATCTCTCTCGTCGTATTAACTTTGAAGGGCACGATGAGATTGTGGAAGTGGCAAACTCTTTTAACCGATTTTTGGACAAAGTAGCCGATATCGCCCGTGATGCACAGCGTGATGCACAGAGTTCACATGTTGCTAATGAAAAGGCTAAAAAAAGTCTTGTCCATTCTGAGATGATGATTAATCTCTCAGGTCATATGACAGGAGGGGCTGTGAGCGGAGCCAAAGATTTGCAAGAATCGGCACAACATGCAGTAGCTAGTTTAGGAAATGTAAATATCTTAAATGAATCAACTGCTGAAGTGGTAGCTGAGGTTAAAGAGAGTACGGGAGGAATTATTGATTCAATTAATCACATTTCTGAAATGATTAATGAAAATCGTGATAATGCTCAACAGTTGCAAAAAAGTATCGGTGACATATCTCAGGTGATTGCTTTGATTAAAGATATATCGGATCAAACCAATCTTTTAGCCTTGAATGCAGCGATTGAAGCAGCACGTGCAGGGGAGCATGGTCGTGGCTTTGCTGTTGTTGCTGATGAAGTACGAAAACTGGCTGAGCGTACTCAAAAAGCGACTTCTGAGGTAGAAATGTCGATTAATATGCTCAAACAAAGTGCCGGTTCGATGGTTGAGAGCAGTGAAACAACTGAAGAATATGCAGATGATTCGACCCGAAAACTTGATGCTTTTACGCAATCATTGAGCGAGTTAATCGAAAAATCAGGGATTATTAAACGGGATAATCAGTTTATTTCGTATGAAATTTTTGGTATATTAGCAAAACTTGACCATTTAGTTTTTAAACTTAATGCTTACGGATCAATTTTTGATAATGAACTCAAAGCACAGTTTGGTGATCATCACGGATGTCGTTTGGGTAAATGGTATGAACATGGTGATGGAAAAACTGCTTTTGGAAATACCAATGCGTATCGTCGACTTGAAGAGCCACATAAAATTATTCATGACAATGTTCTTCGTGCTTTAGAGTGTGTTAAACGAGACGATTGTGTTGAACGTCGTGATGAACTTTCAGTCGCTTTTGGAGAGACAGAACGTCAAAGTACTATCCTTTTCGGGGTACTTAATGATATGATTAACGAAGCTAGAGGAAAAGCGTAA
- a CDS encoding cytochrome b/b6 domain-containing protein — translation MSYKQVKRMTPAMRIIHWVNAFSMIGAVITGLYIGHPYYQTFIADGAVDKYVMAWNRYGHFMIAIIFDVTSVIIAYLYFFSRFEKPYKKLIPNGKNVTEFIAVLVNLLTLNRSKKFDSSHADSFNTVYFTIFHILLIWMLLTGLQMYVHGLESGISSIGAWWPWLLHIATDWTIPFTGGTLMDVRISHHETMWWIICWVVFHIYYQVWRTIFWKEGDIAIVIGGSKFVKE, via the coding sequence ATGAGCTACAAACAAGTTAAACGGATGACTCCCGCCATGCGGATCATCCACTGGGTGAATGCGTTTAGTATGATTGGTGCTGTCATAACAGGGCTTTATATCGGTCATCCGTACTATCAAACGTTCATCGCTGATGGTGCAGTCGATAAATATGTGATGGCATGGAATCGTTACGGGCACTTTATGATTGCGATTATTTTTGATGTTACATCGGTGATCATCGCCTATTTGTATTTTTTCAGCCGTTTTGAAAAACCGTATAAAAAATTGATACCCAATGGAAAAAATGTAACTGAATTTATTGCCGTTTTGGTCAATTTATTGACGCTAAATCGTAGTAAAAAATTTGATTCATCGCATGCAGACAGTTTTAATACCGTCTATTTTACGATTTTTCATATACTGCTCATTTGGATGCTTCTCACAGGGCTACAAATGTATGTACATGGATTGGAATCGGGAATCAGCTCTATCGGGGCATGGTGGCCGTGGTTGTTGCATATTGCAACCGATTGGACGATTCCATTTACGGGCGGAACATTGATGGATGTCCGTATTTCACATCATGAAACTATGTGGTGGATTATCTGCTGGGTCGTGTTTCATATCTACTACCAAGTGTGGAGAACGATTTTCTGGAAAGAAGGCGATATTGCCATCGTTATCGGCGGTTCTAAATTCGTCAAAGAATAA
- a CDS encoding nickel-dependent hydrogenase large subunit yields MITHELIERIEGEAVLDFRTDKSGTVQEADIRFVHFRGMEAILEGRNALDALVIAPRVCGICGHSHLIAAVRMIENVYIDAGFSLSISPKAHAIREITLECELIQNHIKWLYLVMLHESGKLLGEEANVSLKALYVTSQINQLSALFSGQWPHSSYAIPGGVTCDPTHIEVMQALKILSEVEQFVAKEVLGCPLEKFELHLKSDSHRALEGDFSKLLHQFEKLNLLNTGKSHGRFLVLADNGGSLDNGERSVADVALVSEDSSHTFAHGGKTHAKNALYRGAFYEGGPLARALISERQGISSLYQKYGDCAMTRLSARIDEMVTLIVHVRSLLTSLDLSQPSFTPPSSILSISGSGVGIVEAPRGSLIHRAKIEKGKIVEYSIITPTQWNLGNGTASNLGVAQKAMIGAESIAKASLIFRTFDVCSVCTTH; encoded by the coding sequence ATGATAACGCATGAACTAATCGAGCGAATCGAGGGGGAAGCGGTACTTGATTTTAGAACCGACAAAAGCGGAACCGTCCAAGAAGCCGACATCCGATTTGTCCATTTTCGGGGGATGGAAGCGATTTTGGAGGGGCGTAACGCCCTCGATGCCCTCGTCATCGCTCCGCGTGTTTGTGGTATCTGCGGACACTCCCATCTCATCGCGGCGGTGCGGATGATTGAGAACGTCTACATCGATGCGGGATTTTCGCTTTCTATCAGCCCCAAAGCGCATGCAATCCGCGAAATCACCCTAGAGTGCGAACTGATCCAAAACCATATCAAATGGCTCTATCTCGTGATGCTCCATGAGAGCGGTAAACTCTTGGGAGAAGAGGCGAATGTATCGCTAAAAGCCCTTTATGTCACCTCGCAAATCAACCAACTCAGTGCCCTTTTCAGCGGGCAATGGCCACACAGCTCCTACGCCATCCCCGGAGGGGTGACGTGCGATCCAACCCATATCGAGGTGATGCAGGCGTTGAAAATCCTCAGTGAGGTAGAGCAGTTCGTTGCCAAAGAGGTTTTGGGATGTCCGTTAGAGAAGTTCGAGTTGCATCTAAAAAGCGATTCGCACCGTGCGCTGGAGGGGGATTTCTCGAAACTCTTGCACCAGTTTGAGAAGTTAAATCTGCTGAATACGGGAAAAAGCCACGGACGGTTTTTGGTTTTAGCCGATAACGGAGGCTCACTCGACAACGGTGAACGAAGCGTCGCCGATGTTGCCCTCGTGAGCGAAGACAGCTCCCACACCTTTGCTCACGGTGGTAAAACTCATGCTAAAAATGCCCTCTACAGAGGAGCATTTTACGAGGGCGGACCACTCGCCCGCGCTCTTATCTCTGAGCGTCAGGGGATATCATCGCTTTATCAGAAGTATGGGGATTGTGCTATGACACGCTTGAGTGCCCGTATCGATGAGATGGTAACATTGATCGTTCATGTTCGCTCATTGCTCACATCCCTTGACCTCTCGCAACCTTCGTTTACACCTCCTTCCTCCATTCTGAGTATCAGCGGTTCTGGGGTAGGAATCGTCGAAGCTCCGCGCGGATCGCTAATCCATCGTGCCAAAATTGAGAAGGGGAAAATAGTAGAGTATTCGATCATCACCCCGACGCAGTGGAATCTGGGTAACGGAACGGCTTCCAATCTCGGTGTGGCGCAAAAGGCGATGATCGGAGCCGAATCGATAGCCAAAGCGTCACTCATCTTTCGCACTTTTGATGTATGCTCGGTTTGTACGACGCATTAA
- a CDS encoding nickel-dependent hydrogenase large subunit — MSKHIVVDPITRIEGHLRIEAVIDDNNTIVDAYSASTMFRGIETILQGRDPRDCGLLAMRICGVCTGTHYQRSIEAVEDAFAITIPKNARIVRNLIQGALYVHDHVVHFYHLHALDFVDVVSALSADPAKTAAEARKWATVAGSTPYIDGESEFKAIQERVAKFVKQGRLGIFGNGYWGNPHYKLTPEQNLIGVAHYLLALDVQRDMAKMQAIFGGKNPHPQSIVVGGVTCVQDIQNPARLALFKSLLLQGTKFVKEAYLPDVYMAGTMYAGEATDSKATFSELMGGKGVGGTGGGLLNFMSYGDFRLDDTGFYKSALLFPKGVVMGGDISKVLPLDEAKIMEDVTHSWYKGDKPLHPYDGQTIPEYTGLDRKEDGNAYLKTKEKYSWIKSPIYNDARVEVGPLARMVIGVAAKDERITKYVTNFLKRGNLPVTVLFSTVGRTAARAVETELMADVMVEWIDELAKNVLSGDKSTWTDFDFDKVSVSAKGRGMAEAPRGALGHWVSIADGKVANYQAIVPSTWNAAPRDHKNRLGAYEASLIGTKVANPEQPLEIVRTIHSFDPCIACAVHVVDTKGKELAVYKVDTSCSI; from the coding sequence ATGAGTAAGCACATTGTAGTAGACCCAATTACCCGTATTGAGGGGCATTTACGTATTGAAGCGGTTATTGATGACAACAATACGATTGTAGACGCGTACAGCGCATCGACAATGTTCCGTGGGATTGAAACGATTTTGCAAGGGCGTGATCCTCGTGACTGCGGATTGTTGGCGATGCGTATTTGCGGTGTTTGTACCGGTACTCACTATCAACGCTCTATCGAAGCAGTAGAAGATGCGTTTGCTATTACGATTCCTAAGAATGCTCGTATCGTGCGTAACCTTATCCAAGGTGCGTTGTATGTGCACGACCATGTCGTCCATTTTTATCACCTCCATGCGCTCGATTTCGTGGATGTCGTCTCCGCACTCTCAGCTGATCCGGCTAAAACAGCGGCAGAAGCTCGTAAATGGGCAACCGTAGCAGGCTCAACGCCGTACATCGACGGTGAGAGCGAATTTAAAGCAATTCAAGAGCGTGTCGCAAAATTTGTTAAACAAGGGCGTTTGGGGATTTTCGGAAACGGTTATTGGGGTAATCCTCACTATAAACTCACTCCGGAACAAAACCTTATCGGAGTTGCCCACTATTTGTTGGCACTTGACGTTCAACGCGATATGGCAAAAATGCAGGCGATTTTCGGGGGTAAAAACCCGCATCCGCAATCTATCGTTGTCGGTGGGGTAACCTGTGTTCAGGATATTCAAAACCCTGCACGTCTTGCATTGTTTAAATCGCTCCTTCTTCAAGGGACGAAGTTTGTTAAAGAAGCCTATTTGCCAGACGTTTACATGGCGGGAACGATGTATGCGGGTGAAGCAACAGACTCTAAAGCAACTTTCAGTGAATTGATGGGGGGCAAAGGGGTCGGTGGAACCGGCGGCGGATTGCTCAACTTTATGAGTTACGGAGATTTCCGTCTCGATGATACAGGATTCTATAAATCAGCACTTCTCTTCCCTAAAGGGGTCGTGATGGGTGGAGATATCTCCAAAGTCCTTCCGTTGGATGAAGCAAAAATCATGGAAGACGTGACCCACTCATGGTATAAAGGGGATAAACCTCTCCATCCGTATGATGGGCAAACAATCCCAGAATATACAGGTCTTGATCGCAAAGAAGATGGAAACGCCTATCTTAAAACCAAAGAGAAATACAGCTGGATTAAATCACCGATTTATAACGATGCTCGCGTCGAAGTAGGGCCGTTGGCACGTATGGTTATCGGTGTGGCGGCTAAAGATGAGCGTATTACCAAATACGTGACCAACTTCCTCAAACGGGGTAATCTTCCGGTTACTGTCCTCTTTAGTACCGTTGGACGTACTGCGGCTCGCGCCGTTGAGACGGAACTTATGGCGGATGTGATGGTGGAGTGGATTGATGAACTCGCTAAAAACGTTTTATCGGGTGATAAAAGCACATGGACTGATTTTGACTTTGATAAAGTCAGTGTGAGTGCAAAAGGTCGCGGTATGGCGGAAGCACCTCGTGGAGCACTCGGTCACTGGGTAAGCATCGCTGATGGTAAAGTAGCGAATTATCAAGCTATCGTTCCATCGACATGGAATGCGGCACCACGTGATCATAAAAATCGTTTGGGTGCGTATGAAGCGAGTTTGATCGGGACGAAAGTAGCCAACCCTGAACAACCGTTGGAGATAGTACGTACTATTCACAGTTTTGACCCTTGTATCGCTTGTGCGGTTCACGTTGTCGATACCAAAGGTAAAGAGCTTGCTGTTTACAAAGTAGATACTTCCTGTAGTATCTAA
- a CDS encoding PDDEXK nuclease domain-containing protein, translating to MSIQKKENFSEILELISSSKQKAFSTVNTLLIELYWNIGEYLSDKTTKENWGKGVVKELANFIQLNDPTLKGFTDRNLWRMKQFYEMYHQNEKLSALLTQLTWTNHLLILSSSKSDEEREFYMLLASKANYSSRELERQIKSGIFERTVLANKKLSAVMTQFPQDTKNVFRDSYTLDFLALPQNHKEKDLQKALISSLKDFILELGVGFAFMGQEYRLQVGNDDFYIDLLFYHRDLRCLVAFELKTGKFKPSDLGQLEFYLEALDRDVKQEYENPSIGVLLCRKKDDEVVKYALNRSLSPAVIAEYETKLIPKEILQRKLNELYEVFEIDDEIVIAKENHGR from the coding sequence ATGAGTATTCAAAAAAAAGAAAATTTTTCAGAAATTTTAGAGCTAATCAGTTCTTCCAAGCAAAAAGCCTTTAGCACTGTAAATACGTTACTTATAGAGTTGTACTGGAATATAGGAGAGTATCTATCTGATAAAACAACTAAAGAAAATTGGGGTAAAGGTGTCGTTAAAGAACTAGCCAATTTTATACAGCTAAATGATCCGACACTCAAGGGATTTACGGATAGAAATCTTTGGCGGATGAAACAATTTTATGAAATGTATCATCAGAATGAAAAACTGTCAGCACTGCTGACACAATTAACATGGACAAATCATTTACTTATTTTATCATCATCAAAAAGTGATGAAGAGAGAGAATTTTATATGTTATTGGCCAGTAAAGCAAATTATTCATCAAGAGAGCTAGAAAGACAAATCAAAAGTGGAATATTTGAACGAACAGTGCTGGCAAACAAAAAACTCTCAGCAGTGATGACACAATTTCCACAAGATACTAAAAATGTGTTTAGAGATAGTTATACTTTGGATTTCTTGGCTTTACCGCAAAATCATAAAGAGAAAGATTTGCAAAAAGCACTTATATCTTCACTGAAAGATTTTATTTTAGAATTAGGTGTTGGGTTTGCTTTTATGGGGCAAGAGTATAGGTTACAGGTTGGTAATGATGATTTTTATATTGATTTGCTCTTTTATCATAGAGATTTAAGATGTTTGGTGGCGTTTGAATTAAAAACTGGCAAATTTAAACCAAGTGATTTAGGTCAACTGGAATTTTATCTTGAAGCATTGGATAGAGATGTTAAACAAGAGTATGAAAATCCGAGTATCGGTGTGTTACTGTGCAGAAAAAAAGATGATGAAGTAGTTAAATACGCACTCAATAGATCTCTCAGCCCTGCCGTGATAGCTGAATATGAAACCAAGCTTATCCCCAAAGAAATATTACAAAGAAAGCTAAACGAGCTTTATGAAGTATTTGAGATAGATGATGAGATAGTAATTGCAAAGGAAAATCATGGACGCTAA
- the hypF gene encoding carbamoyltransferase HypF — translation MSEQSDNVRIIIRGIVQGVGFRPFVYREATRYGIRGFVCNTPEGVVIEAHGMQCESFIKALRENLPDRARIDSMEIEACEFTPFSDFEIRESTLGFGSVAIPLDTALCSACQAEMDDPLNRRYRYPFINCTDCGPRYTIIQTPPYDRVRTSMKHFTMCPECLEEYNNPTSRRYHAEPISCPKCGPQLKFLDNKGIEIAGNPIDLAVRLLKEGKIIALKGLGGFHLMCDATNDETVAELRRRKHRKAKPLAVMFGSIEQLETYVSINEVERNHITGSIKPIVIVDAQAGTNLSPQIAPHIQRLGVFLPYTPLHRLLFEQIDFPLVATSANISDEPIMIRSSEILNRLSHVVDGILDHDRTIINALDDAVIQIAEDRVVMLRLGRGFAPHTFALQHPSDKAVLALGAHQKSAIALGVKENMVLSGHIGDLGSVEADGYFERTVQTFKRFYDVEPSVLVHDLHPQYASSVFVVSQKKEHYGLQHHYAHILACMAEYALSEKVLGFAYDGTGYGSDGSLWGGEVMIADTHGYERVGHLKPFALLGGDKAIKEPRRIALSLLFESYSLDEVMSLKSPTVEAFLPHEIRTLHHMWLKNINAPRSSSMGRLFDAVASLGGFVQSLDYEGQGGMMMESFVEDSITGAFAFEVKDGMIDLSPMVREIISLEGDKTQIASRFISTVEAIMSYYADQYPALSIVVGGGVFQNRALMARLYRRFGAGRFYAQQQTPINDGSIALGQLYYAIHNAEKSFS, via the coding sequence GTGTCTGAACAATCCGATAACGTCCGAATCATTATACGCGGTATTGTTCAGGGGGTAGGGTTTCGTCCGTTTGTCTATCGTGAAGCAACCCGTTACGGCATTCGCGGATTTGTCTGCAATACTCCAGAGGGTGTCGTGATTGAAGCCCACGGGATGCAGTGTGAGTCGTTTATAAAAGCGTTGAGAGAAAACCTCCCTGACCGTGCCCGTATCGATTCGATGGAGATTGAAGCGTGTGAATTTACGCCGTTCAGCGATTTTGAGATTCGTGAGAGTACTTTGGGATTTGGATCGGTTGCTATTCCTCTCGACACTGCTTTGTGTTCCGCCTGTCAAGCCGAAATGGATGATCCTCTCAATCGACGTTACCGCTATCCATTTATCAACTGCACCGATTGCGGCCCTCGCTATACTATCATCCAAACCCCTCCCTATGATCGCGTCCGCACCTCGATGAAACATTTTACGATGTGCCCTGAGTGTTTAGAGGAATACAACAACCCAACTTCTCGCCGTTATCATGCCGAACCTATCTCTTGTCCTAAATGTGGACCGCAATTAAAATTCCTTGATAATAAGGGGATTGAGATTGCAGGTAATCCTATTGATCTTGCTGTGAGGTTGCTCAAAGAGGGGAAAATCATCGCCCTCAAAGGGCTGGGGGGATTTCATCTGATGTGCGATGCGACTAACGATGAAACGGTAGCAGAGTTACGAAGACGAAAGCACCGTAAAGCCAAACCGTTAGCGGTGATGTTCGGCTCCATCGAACAACTCGAAACGTATGTATCGATCAATGAGGTGGAAAGAAACCATATCACGGGTTCTATTAAGCCTATCGTGATTGTTGATGCACAAGCGGGGACAAACTTATCCCCTCAAATCGCCCCCCATATTCAAAGATTAGGGGTATTTCTCCCCTATACTCCGCTTCATCGATTGTTATTTGAGCAGATTGATTTCCCTCTCGTTGCAACCAGTGCTAACATCAGCGATGAGCCGATTATGATCCGTTCCTCCGAAATCCTCAACCGTCTTAGTCATGTAGTGGATGGGATACTCGATCATGACCGTACCATTATCAATGCCCTCGATGATGCGGTGATTCAGATTGCCGAGGATCGGGTGGTGATGTTGCGTCTGGGTCGCGGATTTGCTCCCCATACTTTTGCTTTGCAACACCCTAGCGACAAAGCGGTTTTAGCTCTCGGTGCCCATCAAAAGAGTGCCATCGCCCTTGGGGTCAAAGAGAACATGGTATTGAGTGGACATATCGGAGATTTGGGAAGTGTCGAAGCCGATGGCTATTTTGAGCGGACGGTACAGACCTTTAAACGGTTTTATGACGTTGAACCCTCAGTGCTCGTGCACGATCTCCATCCGCAGTACGCTTCGAGTGTATTTGTAGTGTCGCAAAAAAAAGAGCACTACGGACTCCAGCACCATTATGCCCATATCCTCGCCTGCATGGCGGAGTATGCTTTGAGTGAAAAAGTGCTCGGCTTTGCGTATGACGGTACGGGTTACGGATCGGACGGGAGTCTGTGGGGGGGAGAGGTGATGATCGCAGACACGCACGGTTATGAGAGAGTCGGACATCTCAAACCCTTTGCCCTCTTAGGAGGGGACAAAGCGATCAAAGAACCGAGACGGATTGCGTTGTCATTGCTGTTTGAGAGTTATAGTCTCGATGAGGTGATGAGTCTAAAATCACCGACGGTGGAAGCCTTTTTACCCCACGAGATCCGAACCCTTCACCATATGTGGCTCAAAAATATAAACGCTCCCCGAAGCTCATCAATGGGACGACTTTTTGATGCGGTGGCATCCTTGGGGGGATTTGTCCAAAGTCTCGACTACGAGGGGCAGGGGGGGATGATGATGGAGTCGTTTGTGGAGGATTCCATCACCGGAGCGTTTGCTTTTGAGGTAAAAGATGGGATGATAGACCTCTCCCCTATGGTTCGAGAAATTATCTCTCTAGAGGGGGATAAAACACAGATTGCCAGCCGTTTTATTTCTACGGTAGAAGCGATCATGAGCTATTATGCCGATCAATATCCTGCATTGTCGATAGTCGTTGGAGGAGGGGTTTTTCAAAACCGTGCGTTGATGGCACGGCTCTATCGCCGCTTTGGCGCAGGGCGATTTTATGCCCAACAGCAAACGCCGATTAATGATGGATCGATTGCTCTTGGTCAGCTTTATTATGCGATACATAATGCGGAAAAAAGCTTCTCATGA